The Populus nigra chromosome 19, ddPopNigr1.1, whole genome shotgun sequence genome includes a window with the following:
- the LOC133679995 gene encoding RNA-binding protein Y14-like, with product MANTEAEAVDFEPEDDDLMDEDGAVDVDASSSPRAPLPKLKSAITGGSASPSLSAPKKTKGRGFREEVDTERQSRFSGRGFDSLGSDGGPGPQRSVEGWIILVSGVHEEAQDDHLQEAFGEFGEIKNLHLNLDRRTGFVKGYALIEYENFEQAENAIASMNGGTLLEQVINVDWAFSNGPSNWALKRKNMRPGRTHRSRSPRRRY from the exons ATGGCAAATACGGAGGCAGAAGCGGTGGATTTTGAGCCAGAGGACGATGATTTGATGGACGAAGACGGTGCCGTCGACGTTGACGCCTCCTCCTCGCCGCGAGCTCCACTTCCGAAGTTAAAGTCGGCTATTACCGGAGGCAGCGCGTCTCCTTCACTCTCCGCTCCTAAAAAGACTAAAGGCCGTGGATTTAGAGAAGAGGTTGATACTGAGAGACAGAGCCGATTCTCCGGTCGTGGATTTGATTCCCTCGGTTCTGATGGTGGGCCTGGCCCCCAGCGAT CTGTTGAAGGATGGATAATTTTGGTGAGTGGAGTTCACGAGGAAGCACAAGATGATCATTTGCAAGAAGCTTTTGGTGAGTTTGGAGAAATAAAGAATTTGCATTTGAATCTTGATCGCCGCACCGGTTTTGTTAAG GGCTATGCGCTGATAGAATATGAGAATTTTGAGCAAGCAGAGAATGCAATAGCTTCAATGAACGGGGGAACATTGCTTGAACAGGTTATCAATGTTGATTGGGCCTTCAGCAATGGTCCCAGCAATTGGGCCTTAAAGAGAAAGAATATGAG ACCTGGACGAACACATCGCTCAAGGAGTCCTAGGAGGAGATACTAA